The genome window GGTGCGTTACGGCGCACTGCAGTTTCAGACCCTCGAAGCGGCCTTCCAGGCTGCAAAAACCGGGGACGTGGACATTCAGCGGCGCATTGCCGCCGCTCCCTCTCCGAAAGAAGCCAAGGCCATCGGCCGCGCTCTCCAGCTCCGCGAGGACTGGGAAGACATGAAGGAACAGGTCATGCTGGATTTGCTCCGGGAGAAGTTCTCCCACCGGGTCTACCGCGAGCAACTGCTCGGCACCGGCTTGGTGCCGCTGATTCACAACAACGCCCACAAGGATGCCTTCTGGGGCGTCTATAAGGGCGAGGGACAGAACCGTCTCGGTAAGTTGCTGATGCAGGTGCGTGAGGAGATCCGCGCTGGCATGACCGAAGAGCAGCTCCGCTGCTTCGGGCAACCCCAGGAGGTGCTGGTTGAGATCGCGCTGGAGCAGCTGCAAAAGCTGCAGCCCAGCTGCGTGATCACCGGCATGGCGCTGGGGTGGGATACCGCCCTGGCCATTGCCGCCGACATCATGGGCGTGCCCTTCGTGGCTGCCGTGCCGTTTCCTGGTCAGGCAAATGCCTGGCCTAAGCAGACGCAAAAGCAGTATCACGACCTGCTCGGCAAGGCCAAGTACGTGGTCGTCACCGGCTCCAACGAGCTGGCCGAAGCCGACATCAAGGCCGCCATGCAATGGCGCAATGAGTTCATGGTCGACAACTGCACTGCAGTGCTGGCCATGTACGACGGCACGCCCGGCGGAACCCACAACTGCGTGGAGGACGCCAAAGAGCAAGGAGTAGGTGTCATCAACGCCTACCCCGCCTGGGCCAACAAAGCCGGATACACCGAGTCCGATAAAAAGGACGTCCGGTACGCCATTCATCCCCAATGGGGACGGGTGGAGGTGCTGGAAAGCCCAGAGGGTAAAAACCTTAGGGCGGTGGCTGTGCAGTTGCCTGACGGCCAGCGGCATGTTGCCCGCCGTCAAGACCTCAAGGCCATCTAGTGCCCCTCCCCAGCTGACGCCGGGGACGCCACATTCGTGGCGACTGGCAGCTCCAAAGGCATCCACGTGCCTACACCCTTTTCGGGGGTGCGCGTGGAACTGCGCCCCCGATTTTTCCAGGGCGCAAGCCCAAGGAGAATCAAGATGACCACCAAAACCAAAGCTGCACCCCGCATCAACCTGACCGCCAAAGCCGTCCTGACCATGGCAAAGAGCACCCGCCCAGCCGAAGCGGTAGGCGGCGTTCTAGACCAGTTTCAGATCGCCCGCCGCGCTGTCGAGCAGGAGTTCGTCCTGCTTACTGAAGCGCAAGAGGTGGACCTGATCCGCATCCTGGACTCAGACTTCACCAAAAACGTCAAGGCCGCTGCCGGCCAGCTGCTGTTCCGGGCCCACGCGCCCACAGCACTGCTGCTGGCCGTGCAGGAATCCCGCCGTTATGGTGTGGAGTTTCAGGACGCCATGAGTGCCGCGTATGCCGCACTCTGGCAGGTGATAGGTCGCTGGGATGCCGGCAAAGGCATGAGCCTGTCCGCCTTCGTGCGGATGGCGCTGCCCGTTGAGTTTGGCCGCCAGCGCCAGCTCGGTGAAGGCACCACTCAGAAAGGCTGGAAAGAAGTGGCTGTGCTCACAGCCATGAACGAGCTTGAGGGTGCACTTCACGCCCCCATCCACACCGGGTACGCCCAGGTGGACGGCGTGAACGGCCACAAGACCAACACCACGGCCATCTTCACTGGCAAAGGGCTGAATAAGCCCCGCGTCTGGGACCGTGCAGTGACCGGGTACCACACCCGCGAACTGAAGGCCGCCAAAGCGGAGCTGCTGGAACTGGGCGTCAAGCTCACCAGCCGCCGCAGCCTGCGCGCCGTGTTCGCACGGCCCGCAAGACCTATTCGCCGCGAGGACATCACCCCCGCACTGGTGCAGGCCGAAATGCGCCGTCACCGCACAGTGAAGGGCCTCCCCTTCTCTGAGAAAGAATGGTCCCTGGGTCAGGTCAAGCTGATCATGGACAACCTCAAAACGGTCGTGTCTTACGACGCAACCCTGAACGAGGACAGTGAGACCACCTTCGCCGATCTCCTCGGCTATGAGCCTGAGTGGGACCGAGAAGAAGAAAGGGTGGTGCTGGTCCGGCAGGAGTTCACTGATGCGTTCAAGCCGAAAGTGGCCCACAAAGCCATTGACGCCGAGACCATCAACGTGCGCCCCAACCGCAGAAAGTTCCAGCGATTCGCCAAACGCGATTTCGTACTGACCTTTCTGGTTGGCACGCCGCAGAACTGGACTTTGCCGCAGGTGGCCGCCATCCCTGAGTTTTCTGAGGGACAGTTGGCCGACGCGAGCTTCATTGCGGGAAAACTTCAGGAATCTGGCCTGTGGGAAATTGCGATGAGCATTCCTGTGGACCGCTTTCTCGAAGCGCACCAGAATAGTGACTCGGTTGCTTTCGCCACCCTGGCCAGCAACTATGGCGTGCGCATCAAGCATGCCAAGGAGATTTGCCGCATCATCGATGTGTCCTTCTCCGAATATGGCCGCGACAAAGCCACCCGGCTGAGTTGAGGTCCAGCTCAGAACTCCGGTTCTGAGCACCTTCCGCCCTACGTTTCAAGCCTCTTTGGGACGATCATTCCCCGCCCCCGCCCGGCGTAAAACGAGCCGCTGACCGCGAAACCGTCACCCCGTTCCCTACCAGTGGGAACACCCAGGCACTGCGTCCTGGTGCCCGATGATTCATTTCATCGGGCCTTTTCCTTTTTATATGTATTGACAGATGATTTTGAAAGCAGGCAATGTAAACTTATGAACACTTCTATTCAAGAACAGCTTGTGAAACAGGTGCTGGCTGACTACGGTCTGAGCTCTATTTACCGCTCTCACACGGTGATTAACGGCTTTGTGATGCTGAATCTCCAGGGCAACGTGAACATGGACCGATTGATCGACTCGCGTCACTTGCGCCGGGCCGCGGAAACGCTGGGGCTGATGGAGATCCTCTACGGGGGAGACCTGCTGAACGTGACCACCAGCGAACGGCACCTGATCGTGGTGAGTGCTGAGGACCAGTACGCTGCCGAGCTGGCCCGCGTCCATATCAACAATGCTGCAGAGGACATCAGCCGGCTGCTGAACGACGAACGTCTTCAGGGGATTGCTCCCGCGACCGCTCTGGAAACCTTGCGGCGAATCATAGAAGCCGACGATGAAATCGGGGAGCTGGCCGACACCCCCTTAGATATCGGCGCCTCACGTCAGGAGCGGCTGGCCCGCGCCCGTGCCATGCGGGGAAGCAGGGTGTTTCCCGACCAGCAGACCGTGCGCCCTGAACGCGAACACAAGCCGGTCCCCTGCCCTGTAGAACTTGACAGCGACGAACCCTTTTAAGCACCGAACCAACCAGATTCGCAGGCATGATAGGAGACGTGAGCAGACTGGTCCGGATCACCTACGCGCCTCCCCTGTTGCCTGTGGAGTGTCACGTCCGTTCAAGAACGGAGCTGGCAGAGTTCCTGATGGAGCTTGATCTTGGCAATGGTGTAGAAGCCTGGGAAAAAGGACAGTACGCGTCGGGACACACAGTCATCGAGTGTTATCCCGTCAGCAAAGCTGCCCGGTTCTGTCCGGTCTGTTCCAGAGCTGTGCCTCAGATCATGGCGCCAGACTCCACGCCCTGGTGTCACTGCAAAGGAGAATTATGAAGAGATTACTGATGCCCGCCCTGTTGCTGAGCCTGACTGCCTGTGGAGCGCCTGGCAGCGGCTTCGAGAACCCGTTCACGGTGCCCATCACGCTGCAGCTCACTCCCAGCCAGGTCAGCCTGACACCCGGTGCCAGCAATCATGTGTCGGTCACGGCCAAAAGCGGCGACCAGCTGCTGGGCGCACCCAAGGTGGAGGCCTTCGGCAACTCGCAAATCACAGCTGTTCCGGATGACAGCGGCTTTACCGTGACCGCTTCCGCTCAGGCTGCCCCTGGTACGTACGCGTTCAATGTGACGGGCACGTACGCTTCAGGCAAGGGCTCAGCCCCCTTTACGGTGACCATTGCGGCTCCCGAAACCAAGCCGGATACGGCCGCACTGGCATTTACTCCTGGCGCGCTGACGCTGAGCCAGGGACAGAGTATGGCGACCGCGCTGACACTCCGCCAGGACGGCAACGTCCTGGACCTGCCCGCAGTGAGCCTGACGGTACCCAGCGGCATCACCGCCGTTCAAAACGGCACCACGGTCACGGTATCCGCCGGCGCTTCGGCCGTCCCGGGCAGCTACATCATCGTCGCCAGCACCGCACTGAACGGCAAAACCTATCAGGCCACACTGCCAGTCACCGTCACGAAAGCCGAGGCCCCCAAATGAAGAAATCACTCCTGATACTGCTGGGTATGCTCAGCTGCACGGGTGCCCAGGCCGCCACGGTGCCCAGCCGGTATCTCGAAGACAACATCACTCGAAACTACTACATGGATGAATTGGAACACTGCCCAGGTCTGCTGGAAATGCGTCCCGGCGACCTGTGGACCATCACCTTTCCTGAAACCATCCGCGATTCGTTCATTACCCGTGAAGGGGTGATCGACCGTCAGGTGGTGGACAACCGCCTGGTGATGGCCGCTGTCGGCAACACCGGCAGCACTCCGGTACTGGTCATGACCACGGACAGCAAAGCGCCGCGTTTCCGGGTGGATATCAAGTCGGGTGAAGGTGGGCGCAACAAGAATGTCATGGTGCTGCCCGGCCTGCCCCCTGGCGGTACCCAGTGCCCCGGCGCCCAGATTTCCGCTGTATCCAGGCCTGGAGGCCCGCTTACGGACGCAGGTATGACTGCGAGCCTGCCCGGTGCCGTCTTCCCAAAAGCTGAAGGCCGAGTTCGGGCGGCCGCTCCCAGTTACCTGCAAGCCGACCTGAAACGAACGGGTATGGACCTGCAGATCACCCTGAACAATACCCTTGAAAGCGATCTGGCACTGGACGGTAAGGACTTACGCATCGGCGGCATGCCTACCGCACTGGACCGCTTTTATCTGATTCCTGCCAGCAGCAGCCTGAACATCACCGTGCCCACCGCCGCCTACGGCGAGTTCCAGTGGCCCGGCGTGATCATTGGCAGCGCCGAGCCGTTCACCATCACCGCCACGCTGCCGTGACTGTCCTGCCAGAAGACCTTCAGCGCGCCCTGCGGCTGCTGAAGCTCTGGCGGACGGTGCGCCCAGGCACCCACTGGCTGGGGCTTCCTACCGATGTCCTGCAAGGCGCTGGCCTGGTCCACGAAGTGCTCACTGCGCTGGGACCAGGCCTGGTGCTGTCGCCTGCTGGCAGCCGGCTGCTGGGCAAACATCACACCCTGCCGTCCGAAACGGTGGTGGCCAACACCCTCTACCAGCAAGACAGCTGGCCTGTGCTCAAGGACCTGGGCTTCGACCTGCTCAGCCCCGGCAAAAGCCCTTACCGCAATGTCAGGAAAGCAGGCCGGTACTCTCCCCTGCTGGGGCGCTTTACCGGCCACGGCTATGACGACAAGACAGTCGAACACCACTGGCGCAAACTGGAACCGGACCTGCTGAGCAGAGGCGCTGAACTGATCATCCTGCATCCCTGCCCGGAACGGCTTACCCAGCGCCCAAAGCTGCGGATCGTACCTGTGCTGCCACGCTGGCAGTAATGTCTGTCACCACAAACTCCCGCTGAGACGAGGCATAACGGCTGCGAAGATGTGACGCCCGCACGGGACTGGGTGTTCCCCAAACCACCTGATCGAAGTCCGCAAATGTGCGCAGTTTCTCGCGCACTATCTTGGGCGGATACCCTGCGTCAAACTCCACCGCCACCACCTGTTCGCCCGGTTGCCAGATGGCGTCCGGGCGATTCGCTTTCATACCGGGTTCAGGCACCCAGTCTTCAACCCGCGCCCCCAGCTGGGTCCGGAGCTGCGCCGTGCCGGCCAGATGGGCCAGTTCCCAGGCTGGAGTCCAGCGCAGCAGCGCCTCATCTGCAGCAATGAACGTCGCACGCACAGAACGGTTCGAGACGTTCAGGGGCTTGAACTCGACTTCCCGGAGGGCGAAATGGGGGCGGAGTTCTTCAGCCGACATCCCGTACCGCTGCTCTGCCATCCTGAGCGTCATAACACGGTCCACCTGTAAGTCCAGGCGGGCCAACCTGACCCGCCTGTGCCCAGGAAGGTATTTACTGAGCACGCACCACCACAGAGATTGGAGTGCCCGGTTTGATCTCAGCCACAGCCACCAGACCGCCTTGAGTGTTCGGAAAACGCACAGCGTCCGTGAGTACACCGCTGCCTGCGGCCACCCAGAAGTTCGGTCTGGTTTCCTGGGTCGTGGTCGTGGTCCCACCGATGGTCTGGGTCTTTTGGGTGCCGTTCAGATACGCCTGCCCGAAAGCCAGCGCACCCTTTCCGAAGCCGTTAAGGATATCTGCCGCCAACGTAGGGGCTTTGGTGCTGATATTCGCAGGGATACCAGGATAGCCGTCTCTGCCGTACGCGTCCGCAGCAATCGAATGAACTTCCCCCTGAATCAAGGCCTGATCGAACATGATCTGGACCCGTTTGGCTCCGTCCAACGAGGCGGTGCCTTTCCACACCACGCCGTCGGCCGTTCGGACATACACGGGAATCTGCCCCCCGGCTGCACTCCCCGAACCCTGATTGCCGGCCACCACCAGCGCCACGCCATACGAGAGCGCACCAGGGCGCTGCTCACCAGCTTTGGGCAGTGCTGCCCGACTGCTGCTAAAGGCGGCCGTCATGGTTCCCTTACCCGCAGAGGACGCCGAGGCCAACACCATCTGCGGCTGTTCAGCCGAAGCTTGCGACACGGACTCGGAACTTCCAGACCCGGCCACTGCACCTTGCTGCTCCTGACGGGCCTGTCCCACCGATTTGAGCACGACCCCCTGGGCTGCCGCTTCAGCCTGCTGCGAACCCTGCGAAATCAGGCCCACACGGGCTGTCTGGCCTGCCCCTTCGCCCTGTTGCCCCTGGGAAGAAACCGACTGCAATCCGCGTGCCTGAGCACCCTGCTCTCCCTGCCCAGAAGCGGAAGCCAGCAATCCCCGCGAAGACCCAGAAGACCCACCTGTTCCACCTTCGCCTGAAGCCTGGGCACCACCACTGGCCGACAGACTCCGGCCAGACGTGCCCTGGCCTCCGGTGCCCTGCGCACCACTGCCTGAAAGCGTCGGCTTTACAGCTGCGGCGTTGCCGCCAGGTGACAGCAGAGGCGGGGACTGTGCAGGCAGGTCCGCAGGAAGCAGCACCACATCCGATTCGGGTAGCCCGGTCTGTCCAGCCTGTGCCGTCTGTCCAGTTTTGGCAGACGCCGCACCCGCTCCCGGCGTCAGCGTCACACCGCCGCTGGCCGGCTCTCCTCCCCCGAGCAACGCTTCCAGCGCAGCGAGGTCCTCAGCAGACGGCTCAGCGGCCTGCGCCCCCTGTGCGCCAGTACCGCCATACTCCACCGCCGAAACCTGGGTACTGGGGTAGCTCACCGCATCCGGATAACTGGCTGTTTCCGGGTACGTCACAGGCGTGGTCTGGACCGTCACGGTGTCGGAAGGTTCCGGTGTGATGGTTGCAGAAGGGACCGGTCCACCTGCTTCTCCATCATCAGCAGCGCTGCCACTGGCCGTCTCTGTCCTGCCCGCGTTTCCAGCCACCATGTCCTCGAACATCGGATTGCGGGCGACACCGCTGCCCGGCCCAGTAATCGCTGTCACCTCGCCATCCTCAGTCTGCACTCCAGACGCCGTGGTCGTCGTGGTCGTGGTCGTACTGCTGACCGTCGCCACTTCCTCCTGAGGAGAAGGCTTGTAAAACGCCAGTCCCAGAAATGCCAGAACAGCCGCTCCAACAGCCAGATTGCGGAACAGCGGGTAGTTCGGCACCTCATCCCCGTTGACCGACTTGCGGGTCAGGTAAGGTGCGGCAATTTCCCGAATCCCACCTTTGGACCGCGCATTTTTGACCTGGGCCTCGACCAGCTCACTGCTCGCCAGCTCGTCCGGGTCGTATGGAGCGTTCGACAGCTCCTGCCCCAGCACCAGGTCTGCTCTGGAAACCTGGTCAACCAGGGTGTCCCACTCCGGCGTGTTGGGGTCGGGAAGTTCAGCCGTGTTGAACCCGAGGCGTTCCAGCTCCGGCCTCAACCCCTCAATTCGGTCTCTGTCCAGTATCAGTTTCGACATGCCCACATCTTGACTGCTGATCTGGTTGGTTCAGTCACTGGGTCGGGTCAAAACTACAATTTTGTAGTTTGACCAACCAGATTCGCACCCATGATGGAAGTCGGAGGGCATCCACACCCGGAGTCCTTACATCCCCATCAAGGAGCATCACCATGCACCAGACCACCCTGACCGCCCAGAACAAGCACCTCATTCTCTCCACCCTGCTGATGGCCGGCATCATCATTGCCCTGATGGCTGTCGGTGGCGCTGACGCTCTCAAAATCGACAGCGCAACTGGTGACCTCGGCTCTGGCCTGTGCGATTTCGCGCTCAGCATCGAAGATTCCATCCTGGTCAAAGGCATCGCCCTGGCAATGGCCGCCTTCGGCTTCATCAAATGGCTGCCCACCCGTAGGGACGGCATTCCCGAAATCGTGGGTGGCGGCGTTGGCTTTCTGCTGACCACCAACTTCACCACCATCATGAGCCTGTTCGGAATGGCAACCTGCACGGCAGGAGGAGTAGGTTAAGCAACTTTCCCTAACGTCACACACGATCTCTCAAAATTCAGGCAGGGGGAGGGACATAGGGTCATCTCTTCCCCTTCCACCTTAAGGACCAAGCATGGAAGACACCGCCGACCACACCGCCGAGTGGCCGAACCTCGATGACCTGGGCTTCGAGCGTATGGGCCTGCCCCGCAACCTGCTGTTCGCCACGCTAGGCGCAGGGTTCATCTTCTACCAGATCCTCGATGCCACCTGGGGGAAAACTCTGCAAGGAGTCTCAGGCTTTCTGCCAATGATCCTGACAGCCGGGCTGTGGAAGATGTACATCATCCCGTGGGTACGCGACATGAACGACAAGCTCCCCAGAGGCTACTGGCAGGGCATCTACGATTACTACTTCACCAATCCCGGCCACCTACAGATCGTCAACGATCCTGAGCCGATGCCGCTGTACATCCGCGGCCCAGCAGTGAACCAACCAGATTCGCACGCAAAGTAAAACCATGACCAATGCCTTTACCACCTTCTTCGAATATGTCCGCTCCGGCGGCAAGGCCACGCCGACTACCCCGTCCCCCAAAGGAAAGAAGGGTGAGCCGACCGGCCCTGCAGCACTGAAGCGGCCCTTTGCCAACCGGTCTCTGATCGAAACCCTGCCTTATGCCGAGCCGGACGACGGCGTGGTGTTCCTGCGGGAGGGTGAACGGGTCTGGTACGGCTTTGAGATAGAACCGGTCACGTCGCTGGAAATGAGCATCGGCAACGCGGCCCAGCTGAGCGAAGCCATCCGCGTGATGCTGAACCAGGGCGTACCTATGGAAGAAGGCGGACGCCTGATCATCGAACGCATCAAGGCTCCAGAGCAGTACCTCCAACATTTTATGCAGCACCAGGCGGGCAGCAGTGACCCCCTGATGAGCATGATTCAGAAGATGGAACGTGAGGATCTGGCGTTGGCCCGTGAACGGGGCCAGATTACCACCACCCGGTTCTTCCTGACTTTTTACGTGCGCGTTCCCAAAAAGAAGAAAAATATTCCCCTGACCGAGCGTGAGTTTCATGCCCAGAAGAACACCGTCAACTCCCGACGCACCGGCTTGCTGCAGCGTCTGCGCCGTCTGGGCCTGCGCCCCAAAGTCATGAGCAATGTCGAGGTCAAGCGGCTGATCTGGAAGTATCTCAACGGCAACCTGGCCGGCAGTCTGCCCCCAGCCTTTTCCGAGCAGTTGGACCTGCGAGGTTTGGATGCCAGGAGTATGGAAGACCGCAGCACCGCCGTGCAGACCGCCCGGTACCAAGTGGCCGAAACCGAGCTGGGCACGGAGAACCCTGGATACCTGACCCAGGGTGACCGCCTGATCGGCTGTGTCAGCCTGACCAAAGGCGGGAACACCACCCATCCCTACCTGATGAACCGCCTGCTGGAAAACCTGA of Deinococcus proteolyticus MRP contains these proteins:
- a CDS encoding DNA-directed RNA polymerase sigma-70 factor — protein: MTTKTKAAPRINLTAKAVLTMAKSTRPAEAVGGVLDQFQIARRAVEQEFVLLTEAQEVDLIRILDSDFTKNVKAAAGQLLFRAHAPTALLLAVQESRRYGVEFQDAMSAAYAALWQVIGRWDAGKGMSLSAFVRMALPVEFGRQRQLGEGTTQKGWKEVAVLTAMNELEGALHAPIHTGYAQVDGVNGHKTNTTAIFTGKGLNKPRVWDRAVTGYHTRELKAAKAELLELGVKLTSRRSLRAVFARPARPIRREDITPALVQAEMRRHRTVKGLPFSEKEWSLGQVKLIMDNLKTVVSYDATLNEDSETTFADLLGYEPEWDREEERVVLVRQEFTDAFKPKVAHKAIDAETINVRPNRRKFQRFAKRDFVLTFLVGTPQNWTLPQVAAIPEFSEGQLADASFIAGKLQESGLWEIAMSIPVDRFLEAHQNSDSVAFATLASNYGVRIKHAKEICRIIDVSFSEYGRDKATRLS
- a CDS encoding SLOG family protein, coding for MKTKSNSTTALGYLAQQMTKGSVLAGTGHRPDKLGGYGFPGLQEVTSFTGPFSFLGNFHSEKAVRYGALQFQTLEAAFQAAKTGDVDIQRRIAAAPSPKEAKAIGRALQLREDWEDMKEQVMLDLLREKFSHRVYREQLLGTGLVPLIHNNAHKDAFWGVYKGEGQNRLGKLLMQVREEIRAGMTEEQLRCFGQPQEVLVEIALEQLQKLQPSCVITGMALGWDTALAIAADIMGVPFVAAVPFPGQANAWPKQTQKQYHDLLGKAKYVVVTGSNELAEADIKAAMQWRNEFMVDNCTAVLAMYDGTPGGTHNCVEDAKEQGVGVINAYPAWANKAGYTESDKKDVRYAIHPQWGRVEVLESPEGKNLRAVAVQLPDGQRHVARRQDLKAI